The Bombyx mori chromosome 8, ASM3026992v2 genomic sequence CAGGAATTGCAGCAGCATCGCTTTCTACAGTAGGAGCCAAGTCGATCTTCTTCACCATGTTGGGAATGATGGCAGCTGAGTCGGCAGAACCTTCTGCATCAGTAGCACTAGgtttttcttcttttgaaaTTTCAGCGACGGTAGCTTGTACTTCAGTTTTTGAATCTTCAGGCTGAGCAGCTGGTTCTTCCACTTTAATATCAGCAGATTTTGCTTCAGCATCGGGAATCTCGGATGATTTTGCTTCCGGGActttttcttcggttttcacttCAGGAACGGTTTCCGGTTTCGCGATATCGGAGTCTTCTGGGGCTATATCGTCCTTTTTGGCCTCTGGTATAGCGGGTACCTCGTCGTTACTAACTGGAGCAGGTTCGGCTTTCTTCTCTTCAGTGGCAGCAGCTACTTCGGTAGGTTTAACCGAGTCATCAATTTTGGGCGCGACTTCTAGAATTGGTTGAGCGGGAACTACGTCCTTTTCCTCCGCCACTGGCATCGCCAAACTCACAGCCGCGAAGGCTATGCACAATAGTAAGACCTTCATcctgaaaacaaataaaaaaataccgtaATTAGTggttttataaaatttactgtGAATTGTATAAAATTAGAATGCACGTCTGCAAGTCGTGAGTACAGTAAGGCCAATGTTACGCTCTAGTCGACTGACATTTTGCTGCAATTTTTCAATTAAGATTGAATAATTTAAGGGTCCGTTGCGTCGGTGAATGGGAACCTTCCTTCTAGTCAGTTCCAATTGATTTATTAGAAATAAGTAGGATGTAAACTATTTGTGAAAGGGGTGCTACAATCAGATTCGAAATACGTTGCTCAAAATTATTAAAGACCGCCCATGTCATATTggcttataaataaaaaaatcgtaacagaaatacaaatattttatcatATTGTAAGCTGGTTAGGCATAAGCTATGTTGTGTGCGTTCAAGAGAGCCAATTAGTGACTATGTTGGGTTTTTAAGAACTGGTTGTGCCGTTGAAAAGAGATGTAACTCAATAAATAAGTGGCAGCAACATAAAAATTCTTCAggtgcaaattaaaattttaactattcaatagtaaataaatattgatgtaATCTCATCAACATTTCTGATTACGGATGCTTTCTAGTGCGTGCGAAGTACGCAGGATGCGAAGTGCGCATTGAAAATAAGAATGATGGAGACTAGACGTCAGTAGTACACGTTCTGAATTTTAATCGATCTATTGATATAAACTGTTGACTAAAATGCAATGCATCACACGTCGCATGAATCATTCACACCCATTAATACAAGTCTGGCAACGCTAATCGTAAAAGACGTACAGGATAAATTGGAAATACATTGTTTGCAATAATGTTTTTCCATAATTAGCCAgaaatttgtgtattttataatgCATAAGATTCAATCAATAGTCAAATTTGAAGTCATTACATTTGATATGCGGATTAGTTAACGAAAAACGTTTAGGGGTGTCATTATtttgaagataaaaaaatattggagtTTGTCGAATACCCTAAACTGCGGAGACCAATGGAATAGAACATTCTGAAGGTAACTTCGATTGCGTACCCTAActatttctgtcacgaagtAGAACGCGAAAAGGAATGATCGCTATAAATATCGCTAAAATCATCATAAATATAACAGTGCCAATGTATAAAATATCGAAGAAAATTCATTATAAttactgaaattaaaatattgtattgattCGATGATATTCTGGAAGGATATCCTCGAATGGTCTGAGGGCATGGATTGTCGTCTTCCCACACGGCACGGCAATTTTTCAATTGAAGCCCAGCGCATGCTTGTTTATTGCGCTAATGAAAAAGATCATTCTTAGCATCCATGTCTGCTACAATGTACCAGAACTACTGTAAGAACGTAATTATAAAAGCACACCAAGAGACACTAAAGTTCCACTGTGGTCCATGACTTGAGGTAGTTTGTGTTCTTACTTCAAATACCTTTCTAGGTTGACGTAAATTTAGAAAATCTTCATCGAACTTTCGCATTATTTAGATCAATGaagtattcaattttattatagagGCCTTGCATTTAGAATTACTTCTATTATGTTGATGATTTCGTCACAATATCGAACGTTACGGTTGACTGTATGTTTACGAAATGCGCATGTTTCAGTTACGATCTTTGAATTCGAAATAATGCAGTTTGTGACGATTTCGATcgttacattataatatttgttCATATTTCATTGTTACGATAAAAATTTGATTGAATGGCCAAAGTAAGGAACGAAACGAAAGTCTTTAAAGCAGTATGTTAGTAAATTGTTGATAGGATTAGTATTCAGCTTTTGTTTATTACCCAGTCTaaatttttttaccaaaaaaaaaacatcacatgaacacctttatttttaaattaatcaaagGTTGCACGGTCACTGagttatattttatatgaatgCAGTCAGTTTTTACGGATAACATGTTCTGGTCGAAAGACTCAATTGTACAGCTGGTCACAATTATTATAGCACCCCTCGAAGCCTGATTACTGTGAGAAATGGTAACGTCTCTGTTATGAGAAATTGCTGATGCGTATTACAACGTACTAACCGTGTCGCTCAGTAACAAACAGCGAGCTAACGAGAAggcattaattattatttgcgttggctgcatttttaattaattttcaagaaTTAGTCAATTTCCTTTTTGGGCAGTAAAAATTCACTaagaaaaatgaatttaataaatcatttcAGATGTAATAAAACTATGATTTGATGGCTATGTTTTGTTACAGTGCATAGTGTTATGACAAGAACAGTGCCTACCTAAGTATTGATGATTCACAAATTTCTGAATCACGAGCTTTGAAACTAATTGCaaagtataatattttagtaatattagttttagttttCTTCATACTTTCGTTGATGGGtgatatttaatatcaaatttcATTTAAGCAATCCTCATCATTTACCTATTCGATTTcgttatattatgtgtataaagACAGTTTTGGTAATATTTGCGTCATGTTACTGAATTAGTATGACAATCACGTTCGCCCATAACGCAACATGTGTAAATGTATtcaacaattataattagaaattCTCCggtagataaatattttatgagtatgtattttctttcgggcaatgaatttcaattattactCAAATTATGTTTCTGGTTCTTCAAAACGCTAGAGgtccaaaacaaaaataagtatgatatttttattaaaaataggacacttaaattaatatacatGAACTATGCATATAGATTGATACAGATCCCATTTTTcactaagaaaataaaaaaaaatatcaaactgaatattacaatttgaaattatttgatTTAGCGTTTTTATTTAGCGCATTTATGAGTCcatacaattaataataaaacaaacaaattaattcTTCGAAATATTATTACGGTACGAAATATGATGGTAATTATATATAATGGTATATATATTTTCGGTTGTCAAAAACTATACCATAATGCAATTTATTGACAATCACGCCGAGTCAGTCAGCACATCAGCATAAAGCGGTTTGTCGCTTTTGATGCCTAGATTGAATTTTAGTATTCCTCATCATGATACAACACCCTTTGTCGTGTTATGAACAAGAACTGTGACTTCAGCGGTTAAGCAACTTGACATTTTGCATTTAATGCCAAAGGTGGAGCTGTTACAGCACCCTCGatattttcatgttattttatATCCTCTCAGTCGATCGATgttccagttttttttaaataatctactCTTtattataaggtttttttttattgtttaaatgggtggacgagctcacagcccacctgatgctaagtagttactggagccaatagacatccacaacgtaaacgcgccacccaccttgagatataagttctaaggtctccagtatagttacaacggctgcctcatccttcaaaccgaaacgcattactgcttcacggcagaaataggcagggtggtggtacccaaccgcgcggactcacaagaggtcctaccaccagtaaaggtatAGGTAAATAAGGGCGAGAAACGATTTTTACGATATAATACTTTGAGAAATTACTCGCTTTTATTACACTGTAATCACCGAACAAATTCTATTGATTGATTTAATATGATTATGCAACCCGCGATTACAAACAGGAGCATCctataaaactgtaaaatatttcaatttatttattaagaacaCGCAATGTTCTTTTGTTGTCTGTTGCGTTAATTTGTCGAATTTCCAGTAAAAAATGACCCAGACCGTCGTGTTACCACAGCCTACTTTCTCGATCCCCCTGGTCGATCACGTATCACAGATGTCGGTATAAAAGTCATAACATACGAGATTCTCGGCCCGATGCGGCCTGTTGTAATCCATGAACAATTGCGCAACTCACGACCCACGGTTCATTGTCGACGCTCGAAGTATCGATCGATCCCGTATATAATCTACAATGACATCTTAATGTCATTAATCAAATAGAAATGTCACAGTGATGACAGTCTCTCAATCGGAGCAAGGTCTCTGGATCTCTGAACAATAGGCTTGAATTTCGAGAACGAATAGACGTTGATAATATATATGAACTTAACTACTTATATGGTTACAACGTAActggattttaattttaagtgtggagaatatttatttaaagaaatataaagAAATGTTGTAACAGCAAAGTGACGAAGGTGactaaaaatgttataatacaaatttttgACAATAAAAGCAATCGATTTCTACGGattaaaatgagaatatcatcaatgCAGTCGAAGTTAATTAAAGATAAGTCGAAAACTAATAGTCGGATATTTGATACAATTTAATTAAGGCTGCCATTAGAATCGATCAAAAGCGATTCTATTCAGGTACAAAAAACGAATGAGACtgcaaaaaaaaagtcgaattgAAAACCTCCTCATTGtatgaagtcggttaaaatatAGCTTAGGTCAATGCCAGCGGAAGAACTGCATTTTGTGTAACGACATAACTTGTTACAGACCGCAAGGAAATGTCACAAAAACCGCTCGTGCTGAAAGATCCGATGTTCCGAGGAAAATGTTAAATGTTTCAAcccaaattaaatatttgagTAATGTTTACCGCTTAACCGCTGTTGTATAACCTATGGAATTTTGTGCTGATGCATATTACCGAATTTAAAGAATGTAGTGTTTTTATTCTTAATACACAGACCTCTGACCGTGACGCAAGCCTTACGGATAATatgttatatacatacatagatcaTATGTACGtcataaaacaaaatgtaaaaatgCTAGCATAACGGAttaatgagttttcttccagcaaactaCAAGATCAACCACACAATATAAGAAATGTCAAAATGCGCGCAAGAATTTGAAAGCcgtttatattatgtagtatttATTGTAACTTTAGTATCGACAAACGTATTAGTAATAACAAGATCAGCCACACAGATATAAGCAATGGCAAAATGCGCGCAAGAATTAGAAAATGCGTTTATATGTAGTATTGTAAGCTTAGTATCGACAAACGTATTACTGATAACTGAatgatatatacaaatataaaccGCTCATTTTATTTCAGTTGTAACTTTGAATACACAGCACGCTGAGGACGTCTCGTTATGTTGTCAGAAAATTAAGCTTGAAAATTTGACGTGAATAAACGTCGCTCGTCTAAAATAATTACGTATGCGGCTTTACGCTATTGTTGTTAACATCCATGACCCATGGAAATTGTTAGCATTACGTTCGGATACACGCGGCGTGTCACCTTGGCCGGTGGTCCTTACCGGTCGCTTTAGTTTTTGCATAAACCGATTCTATTTGTTGGCACCTTAATAGGGTAACAACAAGTTTCCGTAGATATTTCCGTTCCACGAAATGGATCTTCCGAACAATTGCTATAATTCATGGCGACGCAGCTCATGTCACGGAAATATAATGCGCATGTCGTAAGTAGCATTCGTCGCCTCGTCTTTCTCTGACCGGAATATTATTCCGTATAAACCAACATCatgttacatattattatacttgctCAAAATcgttttattcattattatcaGTTTTATAACGTGAAAtcgtttttgttaattttattgtttactttttgaatatatttaattgatgtagaattaaatgttttattgtatcTCATAGTCACGACTTTAATATTAAACAATCAAAAATACTGGTTAATTCTTTGTTCCAAAGACTACCTTCATCGGTTTCTCTAATGATGCACAACTATTTTTTAACGTTGTGTCTAATTGAGGTTCGTCAGGGTTGAGTCACGGAAACAATAAGCTTTTTTCTCTTAAGTTTAGTTTAGAATTTGACATGCAGaacgattttttattaaagttttgttACGCTCTAGTCAGCAGGCGGGGTCAGTaggaaaatttattaataaagcgcATCCTATACTAttcgtataatataatatttattacgtttttaaattatatatactaTACTGTTCGTTTCatatttttcgttttaatttttcttggttattttttttaactgttctTAAAAGGGGCTGTCGTCACACGTTTGATTGCTACGTTGGTGGATCCTGACTACCCTGTACCCTGATGAGGGGGCCCTGGACACAAACTTtgtgaagtttattttatgctcGGAGTGTTAATGTAGTTTTTATTGCCATAAAAGGCAGGCGAACTATCGGTCCCCATGGTGTtaaccgtcactcatggacatcaggaATGCTAGAGCTAGGAATACACAGCCGCCGAAGACTCCTTACAAGCGACATTTGAAGAGAGCCACGTAATGGCGTTCATAGTGCAGAGAAATTCACGTATAACGTAATTACTAtgaaagattatttattttccaataCTAGCTTAACTGCGGAGCGTGGAGCattaatcgattattatttctatatatGTGTAGTAGTGTATATCAGAAATATACGCTACCGAAATTCATCTAAAAATTTAAGAATTAACATTTTAAGAATTAGAGttaaaaatttaagattagAAGTTGtcttaaaaatagttttcgtTACGTTTTTACGCCTAAATTGCTGAATAAATTTTGACGAAATTTGATATGCAGATAGTTCGGACTTTTAATACCACTACTGAAGAGGGTTCTACGCCCATTCGATTTAAAGTGTACTACACACGGACGAAGATGCGGGGGCAAATATAAAGAAGCTTccgaagaaaatattagcaACTGGTTAGTTAAAAAATACTAACTTTCAATTTCGCGGATATCGAATTAATTTGTAAAGGAAGGATAATTTGGAAAGGAATAGATCTttgagttaaatttttttttattgcccttgtaggaagacgagcataggcccacctgatggtgagtggttaccgtcgtccatggacttcagcaatgccaggggcagagccaagcctctgcctgtcgtatttatatatttgaaatcgtacaaaatattaatgttgATTCTTATAGTGGAGTCTACTTAAGATTGATTCATAGATTCGTGCCGCATTAGCTCCGCCTGACAGGGCGTGTATATTTAAGATTTGTAGACGTTTACTTGAAGCGATTAATTGACTAATTCtgattaattaatacgtgaagcaaaaactttgtatccctttttacgaaaattgcgcggacggaggagtatgcaattttccacacttttaaagaatatagagaagaagtgcacaatgctaatattttttttaaataatccataaaagatacattaaatcaataaagaaaacattacacacactacataccatgtatttgacgcacacacgcatgcatactatttattgtcaaacttttgttcttgacgtctgttgtcaaattgagaatagattaaatattgtttgcctttgttaatattttttatagtgtaatcttggcgaaatttgtgactatagaagtattaaatacaatcataatagtgtacaaacttacaattccaattaattatagtcgaatttcgactactgtgggacctctagttctgaTTAATAGATATTATTTGAGGCGTTCGCTcatggccttttcatttttcattattattattattattttttattgtatttttgacttgttgttttctttattgtaaatatttttacttatttaaaaaaaaaagtaaatatttgagaaaaagcaaaaaaaaagcccgctgagtttgtttcgccggttcttctcaggactgtggctttttttggaaccggtggtaggttaacattgttatttatattttgacattcaacaagtgtgttatactgacatctaagttgaaataaacgattttgaattagaatttgaattagaatatatttttttaggataTATATGCCCgaatttttgttataatattattgtagctACATGTTTTACCGACGGAAAATTAAACCTTAACAGGGAAAAGAAACTAAGTTTGAATAAGCTCTAAGAAACGCAGACAAAATCCACGACGGATGTTATTGAATTAATGTTGAACGGTGATTTAGAGGTCtacatttaaaaactttatCGAACGAAGAACCTAAGACATTGAATTGACAATtctctatttaaatttaaagagcaaaatttaaattaaacaatagaGAACAaggtaacattaaataaataatacgttataaataaaatgatattgACTTtaataattctgaatttaaatagGTTACTGAAagctattttacattttaataactGTGTAGGCTTTTGCAGAGATGCGATCTGACGCCGCTATGAATAACATTAAACCAGCTACAAAATCGATAAACCCCTTTCCAACTCAGTGAAGCGTCAAGGGTGTTAGCGCATATTATTTATATCAAGACAGGTCAACTGCGTAATATAAAAATAGCATTTGGACGCAAACACGCAATTTTCTGGCCATCCTAGTGTATTGTGTTTATTGTCCACGTTGTTAATAGTTATTGCAAGCTGCTTAACAACGAAATGCACCGTAATTTGAATTAGATTGTGCAATATACACTTGATAAATGCCTCTGCGTGCAGTATAACGatcgatttaattttaatattaatgtatattatttttcaaatcgcCGTTTGatattctaaaataatataagaaatatGTTGTGTAGCAATAGACGAACGGGAGAACGATGATATTTAAAGGAGATGCTGTCAATTTTCAAAACAATACTCACTTAAATATGGATCCTGTGACGCGACGCCGCTTTTAAAAACACTGACACAAATTGtttaagtaaaatattaatttaatgtgtgATCGTTGTGACTGCCAGCAATGTATTGGTGGTTGTTTGATAACGCTCGTGTTTATATAGCGGGTGCGGGAGGCGGGTTTATACCGCTCGAGTAGTCTCTGCGTGTGACCATCTCTACTCGTCGAAGCTTTAGCATCATGGCCTTTgttatttatgaattttaaaacCGACGAACAAGACATTAACTTACAGAACGTTTACAATAATTCAGGGTATTGTTGTACGTATTTTTCAACTAAAAACTTATTAttgaaactaaataataatataaagctaGCATCATAAacaaattatgaattaaaagaGCTTTAtgtcattatttaaattattaatgataaaaaGTCGTCGTATGTTTTATGtgtcttaaataaaatatttatatttgaacaGAGATGCCTACAACTAATGCATGCGATAGAACATAAATTAACTACATACTATAGGAAATATgaacaagatattttttttttttttaattttttttttattcgggaCAAATTAACTATCTCTTATAATAATCTCTTGTACTTCTTGCCAGTTTTTCGACAGGTTAGGTCGACACAAAAGGTAAAATGTGATAGGTTTTAATCGGTCTACGTGATCTTAACTTTAAGataaatttaagaataaaaGACTACTCAGTCTGATAGAGTAGTATGAGCAGCTGATTATTTCGGCTtcaaaaaaaggtttaaaaattGGTTAAGGATTCTgttcaaataaaaaactacatatatgtaaataattattataggtattaaaaaaaacgataatttacatttttatttatttatttacagagaACAAGTGAACCTTTATCTGAAACCGTTTTGGGTATTTTTGTCGTATGTTGAGATTACGATCAATAtaatatcttctatcttcttcttctatatattatataaaaatgaattgctgttcgttagtctcgctaaaactcgataacggctggaccgatttggttaattttggtcttgaattatttgtggaagtccagagaaggtttaaaaggtagataaattcttctattcttctatatatataaaaatgaattgctgttttttagtctcgctaaaactcgagaacggctggaccgatttggttaattttggtcttgaattatttatgaaagtccagggaaggtttaaaatgtagataaatgaatgaaaatgttcggaattaaataaaaataacagttttcttttccctttgatgtgtcccccgtcggacggattccttttgtttgttttaagtttattttatacaaaagtttaggtcttttatttatcgattgaggcagtaggaagtctgccgggtcagctagttggtAATATAACAAGGTTGACCATCAGTATTTTAACAATATCATTAAATAAGCCGAAGCAAATGATTTACTTGTAGGAATTGGAGGTTCTAAGCTTCACGTTACAAATtctttgtaattgaatatgcataaaacaGCAAGTTACCGACTTTGTTTAACACATTAattcttaggttttttttaattaaaataagcatTCTAGGTATTTCAATTGTACTTAGTAAACTTGTTATTCAATGCCAAGTATTATTCTTAAGTACGCAAGTTTTCTAAAATGTCATCCaatttaagcggtaggcagcggcttggctctgcccctggcattgctgaagtccatgggcgacggtaatcactcaccatcaggtgggccgtatgcccgtctgcctacaaagccaataaaaaaaaaaaaaaatttaaagtcatcgtGTAAAATCCGTCAAacatcaaatacattttttcgcATAGGCTATTTCATAATGAGCTCATACAGTAAAGTGAAATTGTATATCAGGCTTGTGATGCATAATTTACTGGCGTGAATTGAAAGAGGGCGACCTAAAATACCTGACGAATTAGGGAAAGGcttatgtaaaaaatatagtcCACTTTTTTGGGTGTGGTTATCGGGAAATGCGTGTTGATTTTGCAGGCGCAGGGTTATGATAATATAATTTCCGGCGGCTGTTCCCGCAGCGAGACAATGCAGAGAATAGCTGTTTCCTTTCTTATAAGTAGATAATTGAGTGCAGTGTTGTACCCTACGTGCCGGCTGGTGGCTGATTTTTTGAGTGCAATTGCGCAGATGAGTAGATGAGTTCAAAATCAACGCTGTATTTAACGAAAGCCAAAGACTTCGTAACATGAATACAGGctatcccacctttcaaaccgaaatgtatgaTTTCCCGGGCAGAAATAGCCAGTTGTAATACCAGGCTGACAACTTGCCGGGCGCATTTATCACGAGTGTGTTAACCTGTTATTGGTTACTCGAGGTTGTTggagttcatattatttatttgatttacataattttatgttGGTTGGTAACGTGGAATATGTTCAGTTTGGTAATCATCACCGACAATTTTTAATAGCCATGCTAAAGTCGGCTTCGACAAGGGTTAAttataaaaccttaaaaaaatcgTTGGGCTTCTAAGGTGCAATAAATATGTTAGTATACTAAGTAGGTAACTAGTAAAAACCGGTCGCGCTGCGCTGTGACTATCTTGAATTTTAtgaaagactagcgacccgccctcgcttcgcttcggaaacattaaaacacacatgaaaccaaaaaaataaaataatttttttttttttaaaagtagcctatgttcatcagggacaatgtcggcttttaatggaaaaagaatttttcaaatcagtccagtagtttcggagcctattcgaaacaaacaaacaaacaaatctttcctctttataatattagtatagactagcgacccgccctcgcttcgcttcggaaacattaaattttattattgatagctgagtcccgcgaagTTACCCGCCGTTATTGTCGTACCACGGGTGACGCCGCAATGCgaagctagtcttaaaaaagtctaagttactccttatatgatcagctacctatcattgaaagtctcgtcaaaatcggtccagccgttccagagattagccggaacaaacagacagacaaaaattgtaaaaaatattattttagtgtttgtaccgtatatatatattcatatgcatgtagtgaaaagcggctatttcaatattaaaaacagacaaaccaattttatttatatgtatagatatagcTTTCTGAAAGCTAACTATCATATGTTGAATCTTCGCTGGAGTGCCAACAACAGTTGTCCAAGATGATTAGTTCTATACACAATTGGTTCGGAAACGCATACATATATGACAAATACAAAATCATCCTTTTTATTCATACAGATAGAATAGTGAAATCCGATGACCCTTCACTGTGATTATCTCTAATCGTGTAATTATTTTCTAATGGAGACTTCCAAACTTTCTTAAAGTTTTGTTGAtatgttgggtggacgagctcacggcccatgtggtgttaagtagttaccggagcccatagacatctacaatgaaaataccgccactcaccttgaagcatgtggtctaaggtctcagttttaaggctgccccacccttcaaaccgaaacgcattactgcttcacggcagaaataggcagggcggtggtacctacacgtagGGACTTACAGGATGTCCCAACACAGTATAAGTTCCAGTACCAGTTCATACAAACCTTGTTCTGATAATTTCGGATatacagaaaaataaattatgaaaatcaGTTGAGCCGTTGCCAAGTGACCGACCTACACATAATATGTACCTATAGCAATTAGTtttgtattcataaaaaaatataggtagatttttttaaacaaaacttatagtttatatacaCAGACATAAACACCTATTAACTACTACTTGTGTTGAAAATTATCCTCCAATTTCGCTATCTTTTCATTATGTTTACAGACTAAATAAGAAGTTCGCAAGATA encodes the following:
- the LOC778506 gene encoding uncharacterized protein LOC778506 isoform X1, encoding MKVLLLCIAFAAVSLAMPVAEEKDVVPAQPILEVAPKIDDSVKPTEVAAATEEKKAEPAPVSNDEVPAIPEAKKDDIAPEDSDIAKPETVPEVKTEEKVPEAKSSEIPDAEAKSADIKVEEPAAQPEDSKTEVQATVAEISKEEKPSATDAEGSADSAAIIPNMVKKIDLAPTVESDAAAIPEIKTPEAADAPKLADNPVDEDKPADISPDAPKAEAKSADDSATTAKDDIPVAPETSDDKNKETKTKDKDSSSSSESSQSSDESKSEENKS
- the LOC778506 gene encoding uncharacterized protein LOC778506 precursor (The RefSeq protein has 1 substitution compared to this genomic sequence); this encodes MKVLLLCIAFAAVSLAMPVAEEKDVVPAQPILEVAPKIDDSVKPTEVAAATEEKKAEPAPVSNDEVPAIPEAKKDDIAPEDSDIAKPETVPEVKTEEKVPEAKSSEIPDAEAKSADIKVEEPAAQPEDSKTEVQATVAEISKEEKPSATDAEGSADSAAIIPNMVKKIDLAPTVESDAAAVPEIKTPEAADAPKLADNPVDEDKPADISPDAPKAEAKSADDSATTAKDDIPVAPETSDDKNKETKTKDKDSSSSSESSQSSDESKSEENKS